In Nostoc sp. UHCC 0926, a single genomic region encodes these proteins:
- a CDS encoding glycosyltransferase, with protein MKLSLCMIVKNESATLPKCLNSVRKVVDEMVVLDTGSIDRTPNIAQQLGAKVHHFKWCNDFSAARNAALKYVTGDWILVLDADETLTPAILPQLREAIARDEYLLINLVRQEVGAEQSPYSLVSRLFRNHPDIRFDRPYHALVDDSVSEILAREPHWQVGYLPGVALVHTGYQKSAIAQNNKYAKAATAMEGFLATHPDDPYVCSKLGALYVQTGKISPGMELLRRGITAAEDNYDILYELHYHLGIAYSRLQKSPQAIYHYKAAIKLPIYPMLKLGAYNNLGNLLKAAGDFNGAKTAYATALKIDPTFVFGHYNLAMTFKALGLFTDAIVYYQHAITLNPNYAEAYQNLGVVLLKIGNHQDSLAAFKKAIALHERYNPQEAKRLRQGLQEMELM; from the coding sequence ATGAAACTCAGTCTGTGCATGATTGTGAAAAACGAATCAGCAACACTACCTAAATGCCTGAACAGTGTCAGAAAAGTGGTGGATGAAATGGTAGTCTTGGATACAGGTTCAATTGATCGCACTCCCAATATTGCCCAACAACTCGGTGCAAAAGTCCATCATTTTAAATGGTGTAATGACTTCAGTGCTGCCCGTAATGCAGCTCTAAAATATGTCACTGGTGATTGGATTCTGGTATTAGATGCTGATGAAACTCTGACACCAGCAATTTTACCGCAATTGCGGGAGGCGATCGCTAGAGATGAATACCTGCTCATCAACCTCGTCCGCCAGGAAGTTGGTGCAGAACAATCCCCATATTCTCTGGTTTCGAGGCTATTCCGCAATCATCCAGACATTCGTTTTGACCGTCCTTACCATGCCTTGGTAGATGATAGTGTGTCAGAAATTTTAGCCAGAGAACCCCATTGGCAAGTAGGTTATTTACCAGGGGTGGCACTTGTACACACAGGATATCAAAAAAGTGCGATCGCTCAAAATAACAAATATGCCAAAGCCGCTACAGCGATGGAAGGGTTTCTCGCAACTCATCCTGATGACCCCTATGTTTGCAGTAAATTAGGGGCATTGTATGTGCAAACTGGGAAAATTTCCCCAGGTATGGAGTTGCTTAGACGAGGAATCACCGCTGCTGAAGATAACTACGATATTTTATATGAACTCCACTATCATTTAGGCATTGCCTACAGTCGGTTACAAAAATCTCCACAGGCTATTTATCACTATAAAGCTGCAATCAAATTGCCAATTTACCCCATGCTTAAACTAGGAGCATACAACAACTTGGGTAACTTACTCAAAGCAGCAGGAGATTTCAACGGTGCGAAAACTGCTTATGCCACAGCTTTGAAAATTGACCCTACTTTTGTTTTTGGACATTATAATTTGGCGATGACATTTAAGGCTTTGGGTTTATTTACAGATGCGATCGTATATTATCAACATGCAATCACCTTAAATCCCAACTATGCCGAAGCATATCAAAATTTAGGGGTAGTGTTGCTGAAAATTGGCAATCATCAAGATAGTTTAGCAGCTTTTAAAAAAGCGATCGCACTTCACGAAAGGTATAATCCCCAAGAGGCGAAGAGACTACGCCAGGGATTGCAGGAGATGGAGTTGATGTAG